In a genomic window of Streptomyces sp. SJL17-4:
- a CDS encoding GNAT family N-acetyltransferase — protein sequence MTVDVRAVTESEFPDWQRALRTGFLNAPVVSEAEVADRLPHVDLARTLGAYDRGRTVATFRSFRQEVSTVGGGSLTADAITQVTVSPTHRRRGLLSRMMAADLAAAKERGDAIATLIAAEYPIYGRYGFGAASWCGEWSVDVRRAGLDPRRSGRPEDGGRIDLTDADEIRKIGPEVYGRLAGVRAGVTDRTARGWDVGTGLGVHSEPWREPYYAVYRSESGEVEGYVAYTADDKWDDAKQPMNTATVRDLIAVTPAAERALWHYLCSVDWISTVRSGYRAPDDPLPLLLPDPRAAKLLTYADMLWVRVLDVVRVLESRTYPVADGLVLDLRDGDGFAGGRYRLDASPEGVSCARTDESADLAFDIAELGVLAFGDESAVRLHRLGRVEELTAGAAARADLLFRTPLRPFSPDIF from the coding sequence ATGACTGTCGACGTACGCGCGGTGACGGAGTCCGAGTTCCCCGACTGGCAGCGCGCCCTGCGCACCGGTTTCCTCAATGCGCCCGTCGTGTCCGAGGCGGAGGTCGCCGACCGGCTGCCGCACGTCGACCTCGCCCGGACGCTCGGCGCCTACGACCGCGGCCGGACCGTCGCGACCTTCCGGTCCTTCCGGCAGGAGGTCAGCACGGTCGGCGGCGGCAGCCTCACCGCCGACGCGATCACCCAGGTCACGGTCTCCCCGACGCACCGCAGGCGCGGACTGCTCAGCCGGATGATGGCCGCCGACCTGGCCGCCGCGAAGGAGCGGGGCGACGCCATCGCCACCCTGATCGCCGCCGAGTACCCGATCTACGGGCGGTACGGCTTCGGCGCGGCCAGCTGGTGCGGCGAGTGGAGCGTGGACGTCCGCCGGGCCGGGCTCGACCCGCGCCGCTCGGGCCGCCCCGAGGACGGCGGCCGGATCGATCTGACCGACGCCGACGAGATCCGCAAGATCGGCCCCGAGGTGTACGGCCGGCTCGCCGGTGTCCGCGCCGGGGTCACCGACCGCACCGCGCGCGGCTGGGACGTCGGCACCGGTCTCGGCGTGCACAGCGAGCCGTGGCGGGAGCCCTACTACGCGGTGTACCGGTCGGAGTCCGGCGAGGTCGAGGGCTACGTGGCGTACACCGCGGACGACAAGTGGGACGACGCCAAGCAGCCGATGAACACGGCGACCGTACGGGACCTGATCGCCGTCACCCCGGCCGCCGAGCGCGCCCTGTGGCACTACCTCTGCTCCGTCGACTGGATCAGCACGGTCCGCTCCGGCTACCGGGCGCCCGACGACCCGCTGCCGCTGCTCCTGCCGGACCCGCGCGCCGCGAAGCTGCTGACGTACGCGGACATGCTGTGGGTCCGGGTCCTCGACGTCGTCCGGGTCCTGGAGAGCCGTACGTACCCGGTGGCGGACGGTCTGGTACTCGACCTCCGAGACGGGGACGGCTTCGCCGGTGGGCGCTACCGGCTCGACGCCTCCCCGGAGGGCGTGTCCTGCGCCCGTACGGACGAGTCGGCCGATCTCGCCTTCGACATCGCCGAGTTGGGCGTGCTCGCCTTCGGTGACGAGTCGGCGGTACGGCTCCATCGGCTCGGGCGCGTCGAGGAGCTGACGGCCGGCGCGGCCGCCCGCGCCGACCTGCTGTTCCGTACGCCGCTGCGGCCCTTCTCGCCCGACATCTTCTGA
- a CDS encoding restriction endonuclease subunit S yields MSPAQQASRSREDRTVPLGEVCDIQSGMPALKPDEYAAEGLPVIQPADLVGHRLTASPSRHVSVEDADRLARYAVAVGDLLMTRSGTVGRVALTTPDEQGWLSGPSLIRLRVHAAGPADPEYLLAFLASSAAQRWILRATAGSTIQHLSMRMLAELPVRLPGLPEQQRVGRMLRALDEKIRAHEDVVRATRALRDALVDTMTSDDAPDAHDAGAGDR; encoded by the coding sequence ATGAGCCCTGCGCAGCAGGCGAGCCGTTCGCGGGAGGACCGCACAGTACCTCTGGGCGAGGTCTGCGACATCCAGAGTGGGATGCCGGCGCTGAAACCCGACGAGTACGCGGCCGAAGGGCTGCCCGTCATCCAGCCCGCCGACCTCGTCGGTCACCGGCTGACGGCGTCACCATCGCGGCACGTTTCCGTCGAGGACGCGGACCGGCTTGCCAGGTACGCCGTCGCCGTCGGCGACCTCCTCATGACCCGGTCCGGGACGGTCGGCCGGGTCGCGCTGACGACCCCGGACGAGCAGGGATGGCTGAGCGGCCCGTCGCTGATCCGGCTGCGGGTGCACGCGGCCGGTCCCGCCGACCCGGAGTACCTGCTCGCCTTCCTCGCCTCGTCCGCCGCGCAGCGATGGATCCTCCGGGCCACCGCTGGATCGACCATCCAGCACCTTTCCATGCGCATGCTCGCCGAGCTCCCCGTCCGTCTGCCGGGGCTCCCCGAACAACAGCGGGTGGGAAGGATGCTCAGGGCATTGGACGAGAAGATCCGGGCGCACGAGGACGTGGTGCGGGCGACCCGAGCTCTCCGGGATGCCCTGGTGGACACGATGACGTCGGACGACGCTCCGGACGCGCACGACGCCGGAGCCGGCGACCGGTGA
- a CDS encoding WYL domain-containing protein, with product MRADRLVAALLFLQTRQRVTAAELAAELEVSERTARRDLEALASSGIPVYSQAGQGGGWSLVGGARTDLTGLTAPEIRALFLLTGPETNADPRTRTALRKLVRALPATLREGAEAAARAGVSDGTDWAGAETEEARLAPLQRAVVDAREVRIGYARPGREPRERTIQPLGIAAKSGVRYLVAGTEHGLRTFRIGRVTSVTETGAPAVRPEGFDLPTAWRALAARMEGRMVAATVRGRAAPGTESVLEGLLGGRIRYGDRAADDWTPFEADGPSPEVVAAQLAGLGARVELLDPPEARTALARIGAELSLLYGQSTPPDSDTPEAPPRAPGSAVTPPG from the coding sequence ATGAGAGCCGACCGACTCGTCGCCGCCCTGCTCTTCCTCCAGACCCGGCAGCGCGTCACCGCCGCCGAACTGGCCGCCGAGCTGGAGGTGTCCGAGCGCACCGCCCGCCGGGATCTCGAAGCTCTCGCGAGCTCCGGGATCCCGGTGTACTCGCAGGCGGGCCAGGGCGGCGGCTGGTCCCTCGTCGGCGGAGCCCGTACCGATCTGACCGGCCTCACCGCCCCCGAGATCCGCGCGCTCTTCCTCCTGACCGGACCGGAGACCAACGCCGACCCCCGGACCCGGACCGCCCTGCGGAAGCTCGTACGGGCCCTCCCCGCGACGCTCCGGGAAGGCGCCGAGGCGGCGGCCCGCGCGGGCGTCTCCGACGGTACGGACTGGGCCGGCGCGGAGACGGAGGAGGCCCGACTCGCCCCGCTCCAGCGGGCGGTGGTCGACGCGAGAGAGGTCAGGATCGGCTACGCCCGTCCCGGCCGGGAGCCCCGCGAGCGAACTATCCAGCCGCTCGGCATCGCCGCGAAGTCCGGGGTCCGCTACCTCGTCGCCGGCACCGAGCACGGCCTGCGGACCTTCCGGATCGGCCGCGTCACCTCCGTGACCGAGACCGGCGCCCCCGCCGTACGCCCCGAGGGCTTCGACCTCCCCACCGCCTGGCGCGCGCTCGCCGCCCGGATGGAGGGCCGGATGGTCGCCGCGACGGTACGCGGCCGGGCCGCCCCCGGCACGGAGTCGGTCCTGGAGGGCCTGCTCGGCGGGCGAATACGGTACGGGGACCGCGCCGCGGACGACTGGACGCCCTTCGAGGCCGACGGGCCGTCCCCCGAGGTGGTCGCCGCCCAACTGGCGGGCCTCGGCGCCCGCGTGGAGCTCCTGGACCCGCCGGAGGCACGTACGGCCCTCGCCCGGATCGGGGCCGAACTCAGCCTGCTCTACGGGCAGTCGACGCCTCCGGACTCAGACACTCCGGAAGCTCCGCCTCGTGCACCAGGGTCAGCCGTGACACCGCCCGGGTGA
- the dtd gene encoding D-aminoacyl-tRNA deacylase produces the protein MRAVVQRVDGASVVVAGETVGEITGEGLCVLVGVTHDDTPEKAAQLARKLWSVRVLDDEKSCSDVNAPLLVISQFTLYGDARKGRRPTWNAAAPGPVAEPLVDEVVARLRELGAHVETGRFGADMRVSLTNHGPFTVLLEV, from the coding sequence ATGCGTGCAGTGGTGCAGAGGGTGGACGGCGCGAGTGTCGTCGTCGCAGGGGAGACCGTCGGCGAGATCACCGGCGAGGGCTTGTGCGTGCTGGTCGGGGTGACCCATGACGACACCCCCGAGAAGGCCGCCCAATTGGCCAGAAAGCTCTGGTCCGTCCGGGTACTGGACGACGAGAAGTCGTGCTCGGACGTGAACGCGCCGCTGCTCGTCATCTCCCAGTTCACGCTCTACGGGGACGCCCGCAAGGGCCGCCGCCCCACCTGGAACGCGGCCGCGCCCGGCCCGGTGGCCGAGCCGCTCGTGGACGAGGTCGTGGCCCGGCTGCGCGAACTGGGCGCGCACGTGGAGACGGGCCGGTTCGGAGCGGACATGCGCGTCTCGCTCACGAATCACGGCCCGTTCACGGTGCTGCTGGAGGTCTGA
- a CDS encoding ABC transporter substrate-binding protein, translating to MSAPGTGPTPSGPVPLIRAGTRGGGPGKAPATRPPVQRTAEPALPDRAQPELGALRLPELRALRRDAQSDEADLSYVRRMLQGRIDILRAELARRTDPEAPVLDRLSEILADVPSRHRTSARHVTLSTPRSEEYRRLASEMLSEVELSDLTARTDDELHAGMGRLAGYEQQISRRRQHLQRTADDCSAEIARRYREGEAQVDDLLA from the coding sequence ATGAGTGCACCTGGCACCGGGCCGACGCCGTCCGGCCCCGTACCGCTGATCCGCGCCGGAACGAGGGGCGGTGGCCCGGGCAAAGCCCCGGCCACGCGCCCACCCGTACAGAGGACCGCCGAACCCGCCCTGCCGGACCGGGCCCAGCCCGAGCTCGGTGCGCTCCGGCTGCCCGAGCTGCGCGCGCTGCGCCGGGACGCGCAGAGCGACGAGGCCGACCTGAGCTACGTACGCCGGATGCTCCAGGGCCGGATCGACATCCTGCGGGCCGAGCTGGCGCGGCGGACCGACCCGGAGGCCCCGGTCCTCGACCGGCTCTCCGAGATCCTCGCCGACGTGCCCTCGCGGCACCGCACCTCGGCCCGGCACGTGACGCTGTCGACGCCGCGCAGCGAGGAGTACCGGCGGCTCGCGTCCGAGATGCTGTCGGAGGTCGAGCTGTCGGACCTGACGGCCCGTACGGACGACGAGCTGCACGCGGGGATGGGGCGGCTCGCCGGGTACGAGCAGCAGATCTCCCGGCGCCGGCAGCACCTCCAGCGGACCGCCGACGACTGCAGCGCCGAGATCGCCCGCCGCTACCGGGAGGGCGAGGCGCAGGTCGACGACCTGCTGGCGTGA
- a CDS encoding transcriptional repressor: MVSTDWKSDLRQRGYRLTPQRQLVLEAVDALEHATPDDILVEVRRTASGVNISTVYRTLELLEELGLVSHAHLGHGAPTYHLADRHHHLHLVCRDCSEVIEADVSVAAEFTGKLRQTFGFETDMKHFAIFGRCADCGRKAAEAADAGDGPAPSTGGDRAP; this comes from the coding sequence GTGGTGAGCACCGACTGGAAAAGCGACCTGCGGCAGCGCGGCTACCGGCTGACGCCGCAGCGTCAGCTTGTCCTGGAGGCGGTCGACGCGCTGGAGCACGCGACGCCCGACGACATCCTCGTCGAGGTCCGCAGGACCGCTTCCGGGGTGAACATCTCCACCGTCTACCGGACCCTGGAGCTCCTGGAGGAGCTCGGTCTGGTGAGCCACGCCCATCTGGGGCACGGGGCTCCGACGTACCACCTCGCCGACCGGCACCACCATCTGCACCTGGTCTGCCGGGACTGCTCCGAGGTCATCGAGGCGGACGTCTCGGTGGCCGCCGAGTTCACCGGGAAACTCCGCCAGACCTTCGGCTTCGAGACCGACATGAAGCACTTCGCGATCTTCGGCCGGTGCGCGGACTGCGGGAGGAAGGCCGCGGAGGCCGCGGATGCCGGGGACGGGCCCGCCCCGTCGACCGGCGGCGACCGCGCCCCGTAG
- a CDS encoding TetR/AcrR family transcriptional regulator encodes MTGGDGGNGGNGAGDGGAFLPPSIEAAWGLRERPSKGPKPGLTLDRIVDAAVSLASTEGLGAVSMGRVAKELGASTMSLYRYVSAKSELYVLMQEAATGAPPELFPPGADWREAMEAWAWAMREVYHRNLWMLRIPVSGPPATPNVVAWWEKALVALKGTGLDAGEKISVAMLLGGFVRNDALVVADLGTVIAADGGSPEDVLARYGRTLRRLADPEKYPEVAGMLDSGVMDVADEPEVEFRFGLARILDGIAVLVEGRAS; translated from the coding sequence ATGACGGGCGGCGACGGCGGTAACGGCGGCAACGGCGCGGGCGACGGCGGGGCCTTCCTGCCGCCGAGCATCGAGGCGGCCTGGGGGCTGCGGGAGCGCCCCTCGAAGGGCCCCAAGCCCGGCCTGACCCTGGACCGGATCGTCGACGCGGCCGTCTCCCTCGCTTCGACCGAGGGGCTCGGCGCGGTCTCCATGGGCCGGGTCGCCAAGGAGCTGGGCGCCTCGACGATGTCCCTCTACCGGTACGTCTCCGCCAAGAGCGAGCTGTACGTCCTCATGCAGGAGGCCGCCACGGGCGCCCCGCCCGAGCTCTTCCCGCCCGGCGCCGACTGGCGCGAGGCGATGGAGGCCTGGGCCTGGGCCATGCGCGAGGTCTACCACCGCAACCTCTGGATGCTCCGGATCCCCGTGTCGGGTCCGCCCGCGACGCCGAACGTGGTCGCCTGGTGGGAGAAGGCCCTCGTCGCCCTGAAGGGCACCGGTCTCGACGCGGGCGAGAAGATCTCGGTGGCCATGCTGCTCGGCGGCTTCGTCCGGAACGACGCCCTGGTCGTGGCCGACCTCGGCACCGTCATCGCCGCGGACGGAGGGAGCCCGGAGGACGTCCTCGCCCGTTACGGCCGCACCCTGCGGCGGCTCGCCGACCCGGAGAAGTACCCGGAGGTGGCGGGGATGCTGGACTCGGGCGTGATGGACGTCGCCGACGAACCGGAGGTCGAGTTCCGCTTCGGCCTCGCCCGGATCCTGGACGGGATCGCCGTGCTCGTGGAAGGGCGTGCCTCGTGA
- a CDS encoding ATP-binding cassette domain-containing protein yields the protein MPPTPPAVEATGLSKTYGDVRVLDALDLHVPRGTVFALLGPNGAGKTTTVRILATLTTPDAGHARVAGHDVVTARSRVRRAISLTGQFAAVDETQTGAENLWTAARLSGLSRPAAARRAAELLERFGLTEAGGRLTKTYSGGMRRRLDLAAGLVRDPGSTEVMFLDEPTTGLDPRSRRELWQAVRELSDAGTTVFLTTQYLEEADRLADRIAVLGKGRTLAEGAPAELKARYAAHRLDVGASGEESYARLTDRADRTGPAATHDPETRTLGIPTDGSAAHVREVLDTLDPERRDIARFGLHTATLDDVFLTLTADKEPSHV from the coding sequence ATGCCACCCACACCCCCGGCCGTCGAAGCCACCGGCCTGTCCAAGACCTACGGAGACGTCCGCGTCCTCGACGCCCTCGACCTCCACGTCCCGCGCGGCACCGTCTTCGCCCTCCTCGGCCCCAACGGCGCCGGCAAGACCACCACCGTCCGCATCCTCGCCACCCTCACCACACCCGACGCCGGGCACGCGCGCGTGGCCGGGCACGACGTCGTCACCGCGCGCTCCCGGGTCCGCCGCGCGATCAGCCTCACCGGACAGTTCGCCGCCGTCGACGAGACCCAGACCGGCGCCGAGAACCTCTGGACGGCGGCCCGGCTCTCCGGCCTCTCCCGCCCCGCAGCCGCCCGCCGCGCCGCCGAACTCCTCGAACGCTTCGGCCTCACCGAGGCCGGCGGCCGCCTCACGAAGACGTACTCCGGTGGCATGCGCCGGCGCCTCGACCTCGCCGCCGGTCTCGTCCGCGACCCCGGCTCGACCGAGGTGATGTTCCTCGACGAACCGACCACCGGACTCGACCCGCGCAGCCGCCGGGAACTGTGGCAGGCGGTCCGCGAACTCTCCGACGCCGGTACGACGGTCTTCCTCACCACCCAGTACCTGGAGGAGGCGGACCGGCTCGCCGACCGCATCGCGGTCCTCGGCAAGGGCCGCACCCTCGCCGAGGGCGCCCCCGCCGAGCTCAAGGCCCGGTACGCCGCCCACCGCCTCGACGTCGGGGCGTCCGGCGAGGAGAGCTACGCACGGCTGACCGACCGGGCCGACCGGACCGGCCCCGCGGCGACCCACGACCCCGAGACCCGCACGCTCGGCATCCCCACCGACGGCAGCGCCGCCCACGTACGGGAGGTGCTGGACACGCTCGACCCCGAGCGCCGGGACATCGCCCGCTTCGGACTGCACACGGCCACGCTCGACGACGTCTTCCTGACCCTCACCGCCGACAAGGAGCCCAGCCATGTCTGA
- a CDS encoding folate-binding protein, with amino-acid sequence MKSPLLSLPGAVAAEGRDEGVAAHYGDLFREQRALADGRGFVDLSHRGVVAVTGDDRLSWLHLLVTQHMTDLAPGQATEALILSANGHIEHALYLVDDGETVWAHVEPGTREELVAYLESMKFFYRVEVADRTDDIAVVHLPAGSIAEVPEGVVVRETPHGRDLFLPRAGLEAFAGSHGPAAGVLAYEALRVEAHRPRLGFETDHRTIPHEVGLIGSAVHLQKGCYRGQETVARVQNLGKPPRRLVFLHLDGSEVLLPGHGTPLRLAADGEEGRQLGFVTSSVRHHELGPIALALVKRNVPVDAPLIAGTTAAAQETVVEP; translated from the coding sequence ATGAAGAGCCCTCTGCTGTCCCTGCCCGGCGCCGTCGCCGCCGAAGGCCGCGACGAAGGTGTCGCCGCGCACTACGGTGACCTGTTCCGCGAGCAGCGCGCCCTCGCCGACGGACGCGGTTTCGTCGACCTCTCGCACCGCGGTGTCGTCGCCGTCACCGGTGACGACCGGCTGAGCTGGCTGCACCTGCTCGTCACCCAGCACATGACCGACCTGGCGCCCGGACAGGCCACCGAGGCGCTGATCCTCTCCGCGAACGGGCACATCGAGCACGCCCTGTATCTCGTCGACGACGGCGAGACGGTGTGGGCGCACGTCGAGCCGGGGACGCGGGAGGAGCTCGTCGCGTACCTGGAGTCGATGAAGTTCTTCTACCGGGTCGAGGTCGCCGACCGTACGGACGACATCGCCGTCGTCCACCTCCCGGCCGGTTCCATCGCCGAGGTCCCCGAGGGAGTCGTCGTACGGGAGACCCCGCACGGCCGCGACCTGTTCCTGCCGCGCGCCGGCCTGGAGGCCTTCGCCGGCTCGCACGGACCGGCCGCCGGCGTCCTCGCGTACGAGGCGCTGCGCGTGGAGGCCCACCGGCCCCGGCTCGGCTTCGAGACCGACCACCGGACCATTCCGCACGAGGTCGGCCTCATCGGCAGCGCCGTCCACCTCCAGAAGGGCTGCTACCGGGGCCAGGAGACCGTCGCCCGGGTGCAGAACCTGGGCAAGCCGCCGCGCCGCCTGGTCTTCCTGCACCTGGACGGCAGCGAGGTGCTGCTGCCCGGGCACGGCACCCCGCTCCGGCTCGCCGCCGACGGCGAGGAGGGCCGCCAGCTCGGCTTCGTGACCAGCTCCGTCCGCCACCACGAGCTGGGCCCGATCGCCCTGGCCCTGGTGAAGCGGAACGTGCCGGTGGACGCCCCGCTGATCGCCGGGACGACGGCCGCCGCGCAGGAGACCGTCGTCGAGCCGTAG
- a CDS encoding TetR family transcriptional regulator has product MSDERAAAPGLRERKKERTRQALSDVAVALFLERGFDAVSVAEVAAAAEVSKPTLFRYFPAKEDLVLHRFADHEDESARVVAAGRRAGTAPLDALSAHLLDGLARRDPVTGLCDHPSVLAYLRLLYGTPALVGRLHAYRVRSEAALADALAAGAEGDPLLARLAAGQIVTVLRILAEENTARIAAGETADAVEADAVAAAGRAFRALREGLPY; this is encoded by the coding sequence GTGAGTGACGAGCGCGCCGCGGCGCCGGGGCTCCGCGAGCGGAAGAAGGAGCGGACCCGTCAGGCCCTGTCGGACGTGGCCGTCGCGCTCTTCCTGGAGCGCGGCTTCGACGCCGTCTCGGTCGCCGAGGTGGCGGCCGCCGCCGAGGTCTCCAAGCCGACTCTGTTCCGGTACTTCCCGGCCAAGGAGGACCTGGTCCTCCACCGGTTCGCCGATCACGAGGACGAGTCGGCCCGGGTGGTGGCCGCGGGCCGCCGCGCCGGTACGGCCCCGCTCGACGCGCTGTCCGCGCACCTCCTCGACGGTCTCGCCCGGCGCGACCCGGTCACCGGGCTCTGTGATCACCCGTCGGTCCTGGCGTACCTCCGGCTGCTGTACGGCACGCCGGCCCTGGTCGGCCGCCTCCACGCCTACCGCGTGCGGTCGGAGGCGGCGCTCGCGGACGCGCTGGCGGCCGGCGCGGAGGGTGACCCCCTCCTCGCGCGGCTCGCCGCCGGGCAGATCGTGACCGTGCTCCGGATCCTCGCCGAGGAGAACACCGCCCGGATCGCGGCCGGGGAGACGGCCGACGCGGTGGAGGCGGACGCGGTGGCAGCGGCGGGGCGGGCGTTCCGGGCGCTGCGGGAGGGGCTCCCGTACTGA
- a CDS encoding ABC transporter permease gives MSDTLTGGFTAAGTLAGRGIRLSRRNLDAVVTSMMLPIMLMLVFVYFFGGAIDTGTRYVTYVVPGVLVLCAGFGAASTALAVSEDMRLGVVDRFRTLDIGGTPFLAGHVAASVTRNALSTTLVLGVAFAIGFRPAATPGGWLAAIGLLLAYITVVSWLAATIGLVTRTAEAAGAVTFVMMFLPYPSSAFVPIETMPSWLHGFAEHQPVTPLIESMRGLLLDQPVGNSPWIALGWCAGLLTLAVAASGFLFRLRTR, from the coding sequence ATGTCTGACACCCTCACCGGCGGGTTCACCGCCGCGGGCACCCTCGCCGGGCGCGGCATCCGCCTCAGCCGCCGCAACCTCGACGCCGTCGTCACCTCGATGATGCTGCCGATCATGCTGATGCTGGTCTTCGTCTACTTCTTCGGCGGAGCCATCGACACCGGCACCCGGTACGTCACCTACGTCGTCCCCGGCGTGCTCGTCCTCTGCGCCGGGTTCGGCGCGGCGAGCACCGCCCTCGCCGTCAGCGAGGACATGCGGCTCGGGGTCGTCGACCGCTTCCGTACGCTCGACATCGGCGGGACACCGTTCCTGGCGGGGCACGTCGCCGCCTCCGTCACCCGTAACGCGCTCTCCACCACGCTCGTCCTCGGCGTCGCCTTCGCCATCGGCTTCCGCCCGGCCGCCACTCCCGGCGGCTGGCTCGCGGCGATCGGACTGCTGCTCGCCTACATCACCGTGGTGTCGTGGCTGGCGGCGACGATCGGCCTCGTCACCAGAACGGCGGAGGCGGCCGGCGCGGTGACGTTCGTGATGATGTTCCTGCCCTATCCGAGCAGCGCGTTCGTGCCGATCGAGACGATGCCGAGCTGGCTGCACGGCTTCGCCGAGCACCAGCCGGTGACTCCGCTGATCGAGTCCATGCGGGGCCTGCTGCTCGACCAGCCGGTCGGCAACTCGCCGTGGATCGCGCTGGGTTGGTGCGCGGGCCTGCTGACCCTGGCGGTCGCCGCGTCCGGGTTCCTCTTCCGGCTCCGTACGCGCTGA
- a CDS encoding AAA family ATPase, with product MTSLDLELARERSHHDACRAALSRMTEDVAEQVVTGEDTAASGADAEALGRHLRSRAKEMREQPPGPLFFGRLDLDDGQVHHIGRRRIGEDPAAPPLVVDWRAPVSRAYYQAGARDPQGVLRRRRFGWAPYSEGASEDLTALEDERLTAGGEVTVSALLAGEIERPRVGPMRDIAATIQPEQDDLVRSDPAASLCVQGAPGTGKTAVGLHRAAYLLYTHPQRIRRSGLLVLGPHRAFLSYISEVLPSLGETGVRQATLDDEIARHPVRAEDGEAAARVKHDARMAEVLHRALYGRVDPAPAEDLAVPDGSSHWRLPAEQLAAIVADVREEAPPYATGRERVRARIVRALQLRAERRWGPMGAAWARRIERARAVTAFLDACWPRTTPEEVLAGLLTDPSDPALTAAERVAIRWDRPPRSYRSARWTAADLVLLDELAGLIERPESYGHVVVDEAQDLSPMECRAIARRTEFGSLTVLGDLAQGTTPWAARDWHEQLAHLGKAGAPVVPLTLGYRVPAAIVDLANRLLPHLGADVPAGRSVRKDGEVTVVRTTARPGLPGATAEAVREALAAEGSVGVITAEGLLGTVAEAVRGCGAGERVTVLPATVVKGLEFDHVVVVEPAAIVAAEARGPNRLYVALTRAVSRLTLVHEAELPECLSPEASTARRAG from the coding sequence ATGACGTCACTGGATCTTGAGCTCGCCCGCGAACGCTCCCACCACGACGCCTGCCGCGCCGCCCTGTCCCGGATGACCGAGGACGTCGCCGAACAGGTCGTCACCGGCGAGGACACCGCCGCCTCCGGTGCCGACGCCGAGGCGCTCGGCCGCCATCTGCGCAGTCGCGCCAAGGAGATGCGGGAGCAGCCGCCGGGGCCGCTGTTCTTCGGGCGCCTCGACCTCGACGACGGTCAGGTCCACCACATCGGCCGCCGCCGGATCGGCGAGGACCCGGCCGCCCCGCCGCTCGTCGTCGACTGGCGCGCGCCCGTCTCCCGCGCCTACTACCAGGCCGGCGCCCGCGACCCGCAGGGCGTGCTCCGCCGCCGCCGCTTCGGCTGGGCCCCGTACAGCGAGGGCGCTTCGGAGGATCTGACCGCGCTCGAGGACGAACGGCTCACGGCGGGCGGGGAGGTGACGGTCAGCGCTCTGCTCGCCGGGGAGATCGAGCGCCCCCGGGTGGGCCCGATGCGGGACATCGCGGCCACCATCCAGCCCGAGCAGGACGACCTCGTACGCTCCGACCCGGCCGCCTCCCTGTGTGTGCAGGGCGCGCCCGGTACCGGCAAGACCGCCGTGGGCCTGCACCGGGCCGCGTACCTCCTCTACACCCATCCGCAGCGGATCCGGCGTTCCGGGCTGCTCGTCCTCGGCCCGCACCGCGCGTTCCTCTCGTACATCTCCGAGGTGCTGCCCTCGCTCGGCGAGACCGGGGTCCGCCAGGCCACCCTCGACGACGAGATCGCCCGCCACCCGGTCCGCGCCGAGGACGGCGAGGCGGCGGCCCGGGTCAAGCACGACGCCCGGATGGCGGAGGTGCTCCACCGCGCGCTGTACGGCAGGGTCGACCCGGCGCCGGCGGAGGACCTCGCGGTGCCGGACGGCTCGTCCCACTGGCGGCTGCCGGCCGAGCAGCTCGCCGCGATCGTCGCGGACGTCCGGGAGGAGGCGCCGCCCTACGCGACGGGCCGCGAGCGGGTCCGCGCCCGGATCGTGCGGGCCCTCCAGCTCCGGGCCGAACGCCGGTGGGGGCCGATGGGCGCGGCCTGGGCGCGGCGGATCGAGCGGGCGCGGGCGGTGACGGCGTTCCTCGACGCGTGCTGGCCGAGGACGACCCCGGAGGAGGTGCTCGCGGGCCTCCTCACGGACCCCTCCGACCCCGCCCTGACGGCGGCCGAGCGGGTGGCGATCCGCTGGGACCGGCCGCCGCGCTCGTACCGCTCGGCGCGCTGGACCGCCGCCGACCTCGTGCTCCTCGACGAACTGGCGGGCCTGATCGAGCGGCCCGAGAGCTACGGCCATGTCGTCGTCGACGAGGCGCAGGACCTCTCGCCCATGGAGTGCCGCGCGATCGCCCGCCGCACCGAGTTCGGGTCGCTCACCGTCCTCGGGGACCTCGCCCAGGGCACCACCCCGTGGGCGGCCCGCGACTGGCACGAACAACTCGCCCACCTGGGCAAGGCCGGGGCGCCCGTGGTGCCGCTCACCCTCGGCTACCGGGTCCCGGCGGCGATCGTGGACCTCGCCAACCGGCTTCTGCCGCACCTGGGCGCGGACGTGCCGGCGGGCCGTTCCGTCCGGAAGGACGGCGAGGTGACGGTCGTCCGGACGACGGCCCGCCCCGGCCTGCCCGGTGCGACCGCCGAAGCCGTACGCGAGGCGCTCGCGGCGGAGGGGTCGGTCGGGGTGATCACGGCCGAAGGCCTGCTGGGTACGGTGGCGGAGGCCGTACGGGGGTGCGGGGCGGGGGAGCGGGTGACCGTGCTGCCCGCGACGGTCGTGAAGGGCCTGGAGTTCGACCATGTCGTCGTGGTCGAGCCTGCCGCGATCGTGGCGGCCGAGGCGCGGGGGCCGAACCGGCTGTACGTGGCGCTCACCCGGGCGGTGTCACGGCTGACCCTGGTGCACGAGGCGGAGCTTCCGGAGTGTCTGAGTCCGGAGGCGTCGACTGCCCGTAGAGCAGGCTGA